In Manduca sexta isolate Smith_Timp_Sample1 chromosome 23, JHU_Msex_v1.0, whole genome shotgun sequence, one DNA window encodes the following:
- the LOC115449391 gene encoding BTB/POZ domain-containing protein 6-A has translation MVYLENEKTHLPHSSLYDRVKKLLVSFEWSDCGFTVLGKTIKAHKLILGISSPVFEAMFYGPMSKDENIEVTDIQPDIFQLMVNYIYTDNVEISNIEQAFELLYASRKYLLEHLTEICITYIKANLSVDNVIEVLNYPDYMHGKQLISYSLKLFGVHASYLLQEKKNLMTHLCMKAILETDHMNVSEKELIKHVFEWSAHLCDQNSLPATLENRYNLLKKYGIFKLLRFSTLNLDELDEIICDKNSLLSPPETESIRKQIKESCNVSTTEIVTPVGSSNIIPRNSLTLRWHRCFRSPLRSMAPIIIDSNNYAIHCRLKASKSVFINSLCVPPRMEPIIYVFNKTKAYSEQLSVSIMCESDNSIIKYTNFMNTVEYYASVIDIELKEPCFIEKDKWYKISFVWPHNRLPTYSYFVEFRDKFLMFYGDNVKFEFDDLPLSAGNGGSFLAGLKFCL, from the coding sequence ATGGTATATTTAGAGAATGAAAAAACGCATTTACCACATAGCAGTTTATATGATCGCGTCAAGAAGCTGCTGGTATCTTTCGAATGGAGTGATTGTGGATTTACTGTTCTTGGAAAAACTATTAAAGCtcacaaattaatattaggaATAAGCAGTCCAGTATTTGAAGCTATGTTTTATGGCCCCATGTCTAAAGACGAAAATATTGAGGTCACAGATATACAGCCTGATATATTTCAACTTAtggtaaattacatttatactgATAATGTAGAAATATCGAACATTGAACAAGCATTTGAATTGTTATATGcatcaagaaaatatttattggaacaTTTAACAGAAATATGCATTACCTACATAAAGGCCAACTTAAGTGTTGACAATGTCATTGAAGTGTTAAATTACCCAGACTATATGCATGGCAAACAACTGATCAGTTATTCATTGAAGCTATTTGGTGTACATGCAAGTTACTTGTTACAGGAAAAAAAGAATCTTATGACCCATTTGTGTATGAAGGCTATACTTGAAACTGATCACATGAATGTTAGTGAAAAAGAACTGATCAAACATGTTTTTGAATGGTCTGCACATTTATGTGACCAGAACAGTTTACCAGCTACATTAGagaataggtataatttattaaaaaaatatggaattttTAAACTGTTGAGATTTTCTACATTAAATCTGGATGAATTAGATGAAATTATTTGTGACAAAAATAGCCTGCTCTCGCCACCTGAGACCGAAAGTATCAGGAAACAAATAAAAGAATCATGCAATGTTAGCACCACAGAAATTGTAACACCAGTGGGATCAAGCAACATCATACCAAGAAATTCATTGACACTTCGATGGCATAGATGTTTTCGTAGCCCTTTAAGGTCTATGGCTCCCATTATAATAGATTCCAACAATTATGCCATACATTGCAGGTTAAAAGCAAGTAAAtctgtatttataaattctcTGTGTGTACCACCCAGGATGGAGcccataatttatgtatttaataagaCAAAAGCATATTCCGAACAATTATCAGTATCAATCATGTGTGAATCTGAcaacagtattataaaatatacaaattttatgaaCACAGTTGAATACTATGCTTCTGTCATTGACATAGAACTAAAGGAACCATGTTTCATTGAAAAAGATAAATGGTACAAAATAAGTTTTGTGTGGCCTCATAATAGATTACCAACATACTCATACTTTGTGGAATTTAGAGacaaatttttaatgttttatgggGACAATGTAAAATTCGAATTTGATGACTTGCCCCTAAGTGCAGGAAATGGTGGTAGCTTCTTGGCaggattaaaattttgtttgtaa
- the LOC115449390 gene encoding spermine oxidase, whose protein sequence is MLIMELIWLGTRGMLKIVDIRRVIKVGIIPKKFRSFSSAVSAKGQEQCILDSCSISPNCQEPRVIIVGAGMAGLSAAHRLTQCGIKNFVVLEAKERPGGRIHSCWLGDAIIEMGAEWISGACLPNSVYTLASQDRLLQTPLPRLDASRGLFCTSEGRAVDLPVTITAYHTFRQIEQQAANLFRLGGERLHGTLLNFIGLRIQQELHNFPEDQRYDAARVMFGLTNILRNRCGDDLSLVSADQYGSYIELPGGSVRVPLGYVGVMAPLLRGLPDNCIRYSKPVNVVRWGPGQAGAGRVLVKSCDGEEMTADYVILTMSLGCLKCQADKLFAPPLPVCKLDAICNLGFGLSDKVFLEYAEPFWVCHEGSLKMAWSAEELQCRCDWTRGVCSVDEMPGSKHVLCAQISGQEAAVMESMAENDVAEGLTQLLRRFTGNPCLPYPQMMLRSRWASDPHFCGSYSYMSCCSTVSHQCELGTPVPGPCDPMPPILLFAGEATVPGYFATVHGARLSGIREAERIVLLTKKFEGPPR, encoded by the exons ATGTTAATCATGGAACTCATATGGCTAGGTACTCGGGGAATGTTAAAGATTGTAGATATAAGAAGAGTGATAAAAGTGGGCATAATACCTAAAAAATTTCGTAGCTTTAGCAGTGCAGTAAGTGCCAAGGGTCAAGAACAATGTATCCTTGACTCGTGCAGTATCAGCCCCAACTGTCAAGAGCCACGAGTTATAATTGTGGGTGCCGGTATGGCAGGTCTTTCTGCTGCCCACCGATTAACTCAGTGTGGGATAAAGAATTTTGTAGTGTTAGAAGCTAAAGAAAg ACCTGGGGGACGAATACACTCGTGTTGGCTTGGAGACGCGATCATCGAAATGGGCGCAGAATGGATATCTGGTGCCTGTCTACCTAATTCCGTGTACACTTTGGCATCGCAAGATAGACTTCTACAGACACCTTTACCCCGTTTGGATGCGTCGCGTGGTTTATTTTGCACAAGTGAAGGACGCGCGGTTGATCTCCCCGTTACAATAACAGCATATCATACCTTTCGACAAATTGAACAACAGGCTGCAAATTTGTTTAGACTAGGCGGAGAAAGATTACATGGAACTTTGTTGAATTTTATTGGTTTACGCATACAACAAGAGTTGCACAACTTCCCAGAAGATCAAAGATACGACGCCGCGCGGGTGATGTTTGGACTTACAAATATATTGCGTAACAGGTGTGGTGATGATTTATCACTCGTAAGTGCGGATCAATATGGCAGTTATATAGAACTTCCAGGTGGAAGTGTACGTGTACCATTGGGTTATGTGGGGGTTATGGCTCCATTATTGCGAGGATTGCCAGATAATTGTATAAGGTACAGCAAACCTGTAAATGTTGTTCGTTGGGGTCCAGGGCAAGCAGGAGCTGGTCGTGTTCTCGTTAAAAGTTGTGACGGTGAAGAAATGACTGCTGACTACGTCATTTTAACCATGTCATTGGGATGCCTTAAATGTCAGGCAGATAAATTATTTGCGCCACCACTTCCCGTTTGCAAATTAGATGCAATTTGCAATTTAGGTTTTGGATTGAGCGATAAAGTTTTTTTGGAATATGCCGAGCCATTTTGGGTATGTCATGAGGGTAGCTTAAAAATGGCTTGGTCGGCTGAAGAATTACAATGCAGATGTGATTGGACGAGAGGAGTGTGCTCAGTCGACGAAATGCCAGGTAGCAAACACGTGTTATGTGCTCAAATTTCGGGCCAAGAAGCCGCAGTTATGGAGTCTATGGCGGAAAACGATGTTGCTGAAGGGTTAACACAATTACTTCGAAGATTCACTGGTAATCCATGCCTCCCTTATCCCCAAATGATGCTTCGATCGCGTTGGGCATCTGATCCGCATTTCTGTGGATCGTACTCTTATATGAGTTGTTGTTCTACGGTAAGTCATCAGTGCGAACTAGGTACGCCTGTCCCCGGCCCCTGCGACCCAATGCCCCCCATATTATTATTCGCAGGCGAGGCTACAGTACCTGGATATTTTGCAACTGTGCACGGCGCACGATTGAGTGGCATCCGTGAGGCCGAACGCATTGTATTATTGACTAAGAAGTTTGAAGGTCCGCCACGTTAG